In Chryseobacterium turcicum, a single window of DNA contains:
- a CDS encoding putative DNA modification/repair radical SAM protein — translation MNFDRVKEKLEILADAAKYDVSCSSSGGKRKNNGGLGDSSASGICHTYTEDGRCVSLLKILLTNHCIYDCIYCVSRKSNDIKRAAFTVEEVVDLTISFYRRNYIEGLFLSSGIFKDADTTMERLVRVAKKLRTEHNFNGYIHLKSIPGASDDLMNEAALYADRLSVNLEIPTESGLKLLAPDKNREDMLQPMRIVQKGIQQYKDEKKLIKSVPRFAPAGQSTQMIVGATNENDLQIIKVADHFYKNYGMKRVYYSGYIPVTVDNRLPAITAEVPVLRENRLYQSDWLMRFYGFKADEILDSNIPFLDLEVDPKLSWALRHLDQFPVNLQTADYKMILRIPGIGVKTAQKIVSARRFQVLNIDHIKKLGAAVNRAKYFIDFTYGNPFLKHLTDLNLRKLIIGGSQSKFQNQFSQQLTLF, via the coding sequence ATGAATTTTGACCGTGTAAAAGAAAAGCTGGAAATACTTGCAGATGCTGCAAAGTATGATGTTTCGTGCTCTTCAAGCGGTGGAAAAAGAAAAAACAATGGCGGTTTAGGTGACAGCTCAGCAAGTGGAATATGTCATACGTATACAGAAGACGGTCGTTGTGTTTCGCTTCTCAAAATTCTTTTGACCAATCATTGCATTTACGATTGCATTTATTGCGTTTCCCGAAAATCAAATGACATCAAACGTGCTGCTTTTACGGTGGAAGAAGTGGTCGATTTAACCATTAGTTTTTACCGCAGAAATTATATTGAAGGTTTATTTTTAAGTTCAGGAATTTTCAAAGATGCAGATACCACGATGGAACGTTTGGTGCGTGTTGCAAAAAAACTAAGAACCGAGCACAATTTCAACGGGTATATTCATTTGAAATCAATTCCCGGAGCGAGTGATGATTTGATGAATGAAGCAGCGCTGTATGCAGACCGACTTTCTGTCAATCTTGAAATTCCAACAGAATCTGGTTTGAAATTATTGGCTCCTGATAAAAATCGTGAAGATATGCTTCAGCCGATGCGGATTGTTCAAAAGGGAATTCAGCAATATAAAGATGAGAAAAAACTCATCAAAAGTGTTCCTAGATTTGCTCCAGCTGGACAATCTACTCAGATGATTGTGGGGGCTACCAATGAAAACGATTTACAAATCATTAAAGTTGCCGACCATTTTTACAAAAATTACGGAATGAAACGGGTTTATTATTCGGGTTACATTCCTGTGACAGTCGATAATCGTTTACCGGCAATTACGGCGGAAGTTCCTGTTTTACGAGAAAACCGCTTATATCAATCAGATTGGCTGATGCGTTTTTATGGTTTTAAAGCCGATGAAATTTTAGATTCTAATATTCCATTTCTTGATTTGGAAGTTGACCCAAAACTAAGTTGGGCATTGAGACATCTCGACCAATTTCCTGTTAATTTGCAAACTGCAGACTACAAAATGATTCTTAGAATCCCTGGAATTGGCGTAAAAACTGCACAGAAAATTGTGAGTGCAAGACGTTTTCAGGTTTTGAATATTGACCATATTAAAAAATTGGGAGCTGCGGTAAACAGAGCAAAGTATTTTATTGATTTTACTTATGGTAACCCTTTCTTGAAACATTTAACAGATTTGAATTTAAGAAAACTAATTATTGGTGGAAGTCAGTCGAAATTTCAGAATCAATTTTCACAGCAATTGACGCTTTTTTAA
- a CDS encoding hydroxymethylglutaryl-CoA reductase, degradative, producing the protein MNHKPVEGFSKLTKQGKIDWLVNEYLEGNQDYQNILNQYWNENADLQKLHDEFSENTISNFYMPYGIAPNFLINGKLFALPMAVEESSVVAAASKAAKFWIDKGGFKTTIINTEKLGHTHFIIDVESHKLQHFFNFNLKKKLFEATEAITANMRNRGGGILDIKLIDKTSEMPNYYQLKASFDTVDSMGANFINSCLEQFGKTLKQEIVISEDFTQEEKNSLQIVMNILSNFTPDCVVRAEVSCKIEDLKDDSGISNEEFARKFKQAVTIAEIEPFRATTHNKGIMNGVDAVVIATGNDFRATEACAHAYAAKDGKYSSLTHCTIDNGVFRFWIDLPISVGVVGGLTNLHPLVKFSLALLGKPSAQELMSILAVSGLAQNFGALRSLVTTGIQKGHMKMHLLNILNQMGATEEEKQHFVTYFKDKTVTHHEVINEFNRLREK; encoded by the coding sequence ATGAATCATAAACCGGTAGAAGGTTTTTCTAAATTAACCAAACAGGGAAAGATTGACTGGCTAGTTAACGAATATCTCGAAGGAAACCAGGATTATCAAAATATACTCAATCAATATTGGAACGAAAATGCAGATTTACAGAAGCTTCACGACGAGTTTTCTGAAAACACAATTTCCAACTTTTATATGCCTTACGGAATTGCGCCTAATTTTTTAATCAACGGAAAATTATTCGCATTGCCAATGGCAGTAGAAGAGAGTTCGGTTGTTGCGGCAGCTTCAAAAGCAGCAAAATTTTGGATTGATAAAGGAGGTTTTAAAACAACCATTATCAACACCGAAAAATTGGGACACACGCATTTTATTATTGATGTTGAATCTCACAAACTGCAGCATTTTTTTAATTTCAATTTAAAGAAAAAACTGTTTGAGGCAACAGAAGCGATTACAGCAAACATGAGAAATCGTGGTGGTGGAATTTTAGATATAAAATTGATTGACAAGACTTCCGAAATGCCCAATTACTATCAATTGAAGGCAAGTTTTGATACGGTAGATTCTATGGGAGCTAACTTTATTAATTCTTGTTTGGAGCAGTTTGGGAAAACATTAAAACAGGAAATCGTCATCAGTGAAGATTTTACACAGGAAGAGAAAAATTCTTTGCAGATTGTGATGAATATTCTTTCCAATTTCACTCCGGATTGTGTGGTTAGAGCCGAAGTTTCTTGTAAGATAGAAGATTTAAAAGATGATAGCGGAATTTCAAACGAAGAATTTGCAAGAAAATTCAAACAGGCGGTTACGATTGCTGAAATTGAACCTTTCCGTGCAACCACACACAACAAAGGAATTATGAATGGCGTAGATGCGGTAGTAATTGCAACCGGAAATGATTTCAGAGCAACCGAAGCTTGTGCGCATGCTTATGCTGCAAAAGACGGAAAATATTCTTCGTTGACGCACTGTACAATTGATAACGGAGTTTTCAGATTCTGGATTGACCTTCCTATTTCTGTAGGTGTTGTGGGCGGTTTAACGAATCTGCATCCTTTGGTGAAATTCTCTTTGGCACTTCTTGGTAAGCCTTCTGCTCAGGAATTGATGAGTATTTTGGCTGTTTCAGGATTGGCTCAGAATTTTGGGGCACTTCGTTCTTTGGTAACAACAGGAATTCAGAAAGGTCATATGAAAATGCATTTGCTGAATATTTTAAACCAAATGGGCGCAACGGAAGAAGAAAAACAACATTTCGTAACCTATTTTAAAGATAAAACGGTTACGCATCATGAAGTTATTAATGAATTTAACAGATTAAGAGAAAAATAA
- a CDS encoding DUF423 domain-containing protein, translated as MKTITLVFGAAYGMLSVILGAFGAHALKKILSVERLESFETGVRYQMYAAFFLLIAGYILKFDTSSQKWISILMIAGTMLFSFSIYFLSLQDYLGMNLKFLGPITPLGGLFMILAWLMLIFYFVKNKI; from the coding sequence ATGAAAACAATTACTTTAGTCTTCGGTGCCGCATATGGAATGTTATCCGTTATTTTAGGTGCTTTCGGAGCGCATGCTTTAAAGAAAATTTTATCTGTGGAAAGACTGGAAAGTTTTGAAACAGGTGTAAGATATCAAATGTACGCTGCTTTCTTTTTGCTGATTGCAGGATATATTTTAAAATTTGACACTTCATCTCAAAAATGGATTTCTATTTTGATGATTGCCGGAACGATGCTGTTTTCTTTCAGCATTTATTTTTTAAGTCTGCAGGATTATTTGGGAATGAATCTTAAATTTTTAGGTCCGATTACACCACTTGGAGGTTTGTTTATGATTTTAGCTTGGCTGATGCTGATTTTTTATTTTGTGAAGAATAAAATTTAA
- a CDS encoding chloride channel protein, with translation MKINRRRRLIRTFNLLDQPMRFNPFVFSRSFFMWAITGLVGGIIAGLYWIVLEHFTEFLHQFQGWMVIPTMAISGLLAGLVIHFIGDPGEIHLIVNNIRFNKGKLDPKNNPSMILSSLFCVASGGSLGPEAPLVQVTGSTGTYLGKLFRLKGEELRSLSIAGMASGFTALFGAPLGGSLFSLEILHHKHAVEYYKAIIPALVASCFSYLMFALIIHLGIGATWDLKAYHYTGVYDFAYATAFGIVGTLFGWIFIFVVKFFKKAFEYRKFPIYIKTLVGGILLGVIAFYFPLTRYFGHHEINELINGEYTLNFLIIILVFKILAIAITVTSGWRGGFIIPLFFVGTTLGLIIHHLFPTVDTTLAIVSCMAAINACVTRTPMSTTIILGTLTGFTYFVPILFASLTGYFLAPKIPFIGSQSEKLTEE, from the coding sequence ATGAAAATCAACAGAAGACGTCGCTTAATACGAACTTTTAATCTTTTGGATCAGCCGATGAGGTTTAATCCTTTCGTATTCAGTCGTTCTTTTTTTATGTGGGCAATCACCGGTTTAGTGGGCGGAATTATCGCCGGATTATACTGGATTGTTCTTGAGCATTTCACGGAGTTTTTACATCAATTCCAAGGTTGGATGGTGATTCCAACGATGGCAATTTCTGGTCTTTTGGCAGGTTTGGTCATTCATTTTATTGGCGACCCGGGAGAAATCCATTTAATTGTCAATAATATCCGTTTTAATAAAGGGAAATTAGACCCGAAGAATAATCCTTCCATGATTTTGTCATCACTATTTTGTGTGGCATCGGGAGGAAGTTTAGGTCCTGAAGCGCCTTTGGTTCAGGTTACCGGTTCTACAGGAACTTATTTGGGGAAACTTTTTAGGCTGAAAGGAGAAGAATTGCGTTCTTTAAGTATTGCCGGAATGGCTTCGGGTTTTACAGCACTTTTCGGAGCTCCACTTGGAGGAAGTTTATTTTCTCTTGAAATTCTGCATCATAAACACGCTGTAGAATATTATAAAGCGATTATTCCGGCTTTGGTGGCGAGTTGTTTCAGTTATCTGATGTTTGCGTTGATTATTCATCTGGGAATTGGGGCGACATGGGATTTGAAAGCTTATCATTACACCGGAGTTTACGATTTTGCGTACGCAACAGCTTTTGGAATTGTAGGAACTTTATTTGGCTGGATTTTCATTTTTGTCGTTAAATTTTTCAAAAAAGCTTTCGAATACAGAAAATTTCCTATTTACATCAAGACTTTGGTGGGCGGAATTTTATTAGGAGTTATTGCGTTTTATTTTCCATTGACAAGATATTTCGGGCATCATGAAATAAATGAATTAATTAACGGAGAGTACACGCTGAATTTTTTAATAATCATTTTAGTTTTTAAAATTTTAGCCATTGCCATTACTGTAACTTCAGGATGGAGAGGTGGTTTTATCATTCCGTTGTTTTTTGTGGGAACGACTTTAGGATTGATTATTCATCATTTATTTCCAACGGTCGATACCACTTTAGCGATTGTAAGCTGTATGGCGGCAATTAATGCTTGTGTCACAAGAACGCCAATGAGTACAACAATTATTTTGGGAACTTTAACCGGATTTACCTATTTCGTTCCGATACTTTTTGCAAGTTTGACGGGATATTTCTTGGCTCCCAAAATTCCATTTATCGGTTCGCAGTCGGAAAAATTAACTGAAGAATAG